Below is a window of Penaeus monodon isolate SGIC_2016 chromosome 26, NSTDA_Pmon_1, whole genome shotgun sequence DNA.
agataaatggtacaaacacctgtggtgaccacctcgcgGTAGAGCAGGCTCTTGACGTTTGGCTATCTGGCCCCCGCCAATCACCGTGGAGCTCTTTGGACCTGACCGGTGTGTACAtaacactcactcatcggctaggctcaaACTAAAGAACACCTTTGTAAGGTCCACAAATAAAGAGCCAATTTGACTAACCGTAGTGTTTACCTAAACctacactggtgaccctcggagttcAAAGTCCAGTAGCCATGAGTCTCTCAGCCTCCCTAAAGCCACTGCCTACCTGCAgcattgcttgccttcctgaatggttcCTGCAGCTGGAACAGGAGTTCCTTCTATGTAACATCACCTCTCCGATCACCAAATATCAGATGTTGGTGACAAATCTCTCACCTGACCTCCTTCTCTCCATATTGCAACCTCCTCAACAACCCCGAATATAACACCTACAAACTCCTCAAGGTAGCAATCCTGCAGCGAGTGGCGCCATCCCCACGAAATGCATTACCCGCCCTCTTCACAACAACGCCAGCGGACGGCCATACTCCCTCCgagatactcacacacatacaacgcaccCTCGCCCGCGCCAACACACACCTGCCGCCCGATATCCTGCGCTCGATGTTCCTCCAGCGTTTGCCGGCGGCAATTCAAACCGTCCTTCTAGCTTCAGAACTCCCCATCGAGCAACTAGTCTTGAAAGCTGATGACATGCTGGCCATGCAGAACACCACTCAAATTTCAGTGGTCTCTACTACCCCGTCTCTCACCCTGGGGTCCCTTGCGACACAGGTCGCCCACGACCCTTCACCACGTCTCAGATTCTGTCACTGCAGCCCCTCATCTCCCCGTGCCACCCGTGACCGCGGACGAAACTACACGCCTCAATACCGTCAAAGCTACAGCCGCCACCGCtccccgactccaggtagctactgtttttatcattacagatTCGGCACCCGTGCGCGCCAGTGCTAGCCCCCATGTTCCTGGCCGGGAAACGGGCACCGCGGGCACTAATAGCGCCTACAGTTCTTGGCGGACACAGGAGTTGAAGTCAGCCTTATCCCTGTAACCCACAGTGATAAACACTTGCTCACTTCTCGCACATTGGAGGCTGCCAACTGCTCACCCATCAACGTATATGGTGAGCATTCCATGACACTCATTTTCAGCGGACCCCCACAGTCGAAGCTGACATGGGTTTTCCTGGTCGCTGACAGACAGCAACCATTCCTGGGAGCAGACTTCCTTGTGCACCATGGCTTCACAGTGGATCTTAAACGGGAGTCCCTAGTACACCAGTCTGGGGCCCACACCTTCGCCTTGTTGGCCCTTATACATGCCCCTCGCATCTACACAGTGCTACCCAACGAATGTGCCTATCGAGCTATGCTTCGGGACGTCCCAGCGCTGACGAAGGCCATTAACGTGGCAACAACACCGCCACACACTGTCACACACCACATCATCACGACTGGACCACCGGTCAACTCCCTGCGCAGGGCCCTTGCACTAGACCATTTCCACATCGCCAAGGCAGAATTTGAGCACATGAGATAGCTCGGAatcatacgcccttccagcagccagtgggcatcccCCCTGCATCTTGTACAGAAGAAAGACGGCGATTGGCGCCCTTGTGGTGATTATCTCAACACAGTTACCGCGCCGGATCGctaccccctcccgcacctccactccttcacacgcAAACTCTCAAGATGCACGATCTTCTCCAAGATCGACCTTGTCTACTATCAGATTCCCATTGCCGAGGAGGACATCCCAAAGACAGCTGTAACCACCCCCTTTGGCCTATACGAATTTCTTCGAATGCCGTTCGGCTTCCAcaacgccgcccagaccttccaACGTTTCATGGATGATGTCACCCGTGGACTACAGGGTGTTTTCGTCTCCATCGATGACATACTCATCGCTAGCAGCAGATGTTAGGGGCACAAAAAGCACCTCTACACCCTCTTTGGCCGCCTGCAGAAAGCTGGGGTCGTCATCAATCCTGTTAAGAGTCTGTTCAGAGtcacctctcttactttcttaggtCACACAATCACCACGGATGGCATcaccccagctcaggagaaggttAGCAGCACCAGGCAGTACCCTAGGCCAACAACCAAGAGACAACTTCGGAAGTACCACGgtatgataaatttcttcaggaggttcattccCAACTGGATCCCCTACAAAGCCTCCTCATCCCATCCAGGTCAGGACGCGGCAAAGACATTACCTGGCCCCCAGGGCGACCAAAGCTTTCGAAATCAGCAAAGATGCCTTAATctcggcgaccctcctcaaccacctGCAAGAGGGggcaaggctcaatatagccgttGATGCCTCGGACACTGCCATGGGAGCCGCTCTGCAGCAAGATCCAGATAATGGTTGGCAGCCCCTGGCTTTCTTTTCGCAGACTCTCAGCCCTCAGCAGAATCGATACAGTGCTTTCGGCAAAGAACTCCTTGCAGTATACACTGCCATCAAGCACTTCCGGGCATATGTCGAGGGCaaagacttccacatcttgactgATCACAAGCCCCTCACTTTCGCCCTGCACAACAGAAGCCACCGCCAGTCCCCATGTGAAGAAAGACACCTGGATTTCGTGGCGCAGTTTACCATCGACATATGGCACATCCAAGGCACCAAACAACCAGGCTGCTGATGCCTATCCAGAGTATCGATAGCCATGGTAAGTGCCAGCAACAACCCCATTGACTACCATCTAGTTCGCAGGGAACAGCAACAGGACACTTCCCTCTCCAGGCTACTCGACAGGATACTTCTCTTCAACTGAAACAGGTGCAGCTCCAAAACTCACAGGACACCATCCTCTGTGACACCTCGCTTGGCCGCCCTCGTCCTTACATCCCACCATCACTCCGCTTACAATTTTTCGAGGCTTACCACGCTCATCTGGGAATTCACGCGACCTAGATCTCATCTGCAGCAAAGTCGTATGGcccggcatcaatagagacgtcTGGGAGTGGAGCCGCACCTGCACCGAGTGCCAGCGCAGTAAGATTCACTGGCATACTAAGTCTCCCCCACAGGTATTCCTGGTACCAGACGGGTGATTCGAACATGTACACCTCGATGTGGTTGGTCCTCTCCCAGCCGACCAGGGTTACAGCTACATCCTGACGATGATCAACCAgtttaccaggtggcctgaggGCACCCCCATCCAGGATATCACCGacgccaccattgccaagacaTTCATCAGCACCTGGATCTCTCGCTACGGCACTCCTGCGACGGTCGCGACCGGCCGCGTGTCTTAGTTTGAGTCTGAGTTCTGGAGGCAGCTGATTGATTCTCCTTGGCTCGAAACGCATCCGGACCACGGCTTACCAACCCAGTGCCAACCGCATGGTAGAGCACCTAAACCGCCAGATGAAGGAGGTCCTCATGGCTTCATCCTCCACTCGTCACTGGGTGGACCAATTGCCTTTGGCACTCCTGCACATACGGACCTCCttcaagcaggatcttcagtGCACTGCTGCGGAGATGTTTTATGGAAAAACCATAGCGTTCCCTGTGGACTTCATAGTTATCTCCGGAGACCAAGACCCGGGAGCTTTTGGAAAACAGCTTTGTGACCGCATGGCCCGCATCCATTCTTGTCCGACTCAACCTTCACGGCAGCAACACATTTACTTACCACGCAacctccaagactgctcacaCATCTTCGTCAGGCGACCCATCAAGCCCCTTCTCTGCCCGCCCTACGAGGGACCTTTTCCAGTCGTCAAGCAGGAGGGGAAGACCATCACCATCCGGTGTCCGTGAAGAGAGGACAACATATGCATTGACTGTGTGAAGCCTGGGTACCTTCAGGAACAGTGCAGAGTTTCAAAAGTTTGTTTTAAGATCGCTtcactggaaggggagtgctgtggtgaccacctcgcgacAAGCTTCCGCCCCAGCCAATCACTGTGGAGCTCTTTAGTCCTGACCAGTGTGTACACATCAGGGCTGGGCCATTTAAGCCGCGAACCCAGAACCAACACTCACTCATCAGCTAGGCTCTCACCAAAGAACACCATTGTAAGATTCACAAATAAAGAGCCAATTTGACTAACCGTAGTGTTTACCTAAACCTacacaccatccagagccagttactgaaagtaaagatgctacaatcttgtgggactttccaattcacacagatcgtactatacaggcaaatcgtccagatatcgtcatcaaggacaaaataaacaacacctgcctgtttatagacatgagcatcccttcagacagaaatgtCTCAGCGAaaatgttcgagaagatatcaaagtatgaAGACCTGGAAatagcatttaaaaaccaaaaccttgcctgttgttattggagcacttggccttataaagaaaggtactgataagtttcttgaacagataccgggaaatccaaaattagaagaagtccaaaaatttgttttaaacagcacagcgcatgttctcaaaAGAGAcctatcgatctaaaatatttttatgttcgtgaattgacttgactagatgtt
It encodes the following:
- the LOC119589708 gene encoding uncharacterized protein LOC119589708; this encodes MRALNYGQSSLWTLLCRPLVSSTFLNILAAPSNAFFCTNSILIVIPNFSNYISTFFVPLPQRLPESHQLSRQPSNFAFNILCLPKPTLVTLGVQSPVAMSLSASLKPLPTCSIACLPEWFLQLEQEFLLCNITSPITKYQMLVAILQRVAPSPRNALPALFTTTPADGHTPSEILTHIQRTLARANTHLPPDILRSMFLQRLPAAIQTVLLASELPIEQLVLKADDMLAMQNTTQISVVSTTPSLTLGSLATQVAHDPSPRLRFCHCSPSSPRATRDRGRNYTPQYRQSYSRHRSPTPGVEVSLIPVTHSDKHLLTSRTLEAANCSPINVYGEHSMTLIFSGPPQSKLTWVFLVADRQQPFLGADFLVHHGFTVDLKRESLVHQSGAHTFALLALIHAPRIYTVLPNECAYRAMLRDVPALTKAINVATTPPHTVTHHIITTGPPVNSLRRALALDHFHIAKKKDGDWRPCGDYLNTVTAPDRYPLPHLHSFTRKLSRCTIFSKIDLVYYQIPIAEEDIPKTAVTTPFGLYEFLRMPFGFHNAAQTFQRFMDDVTRGLQGVFVSIDDILIASSRCHTITTDGITPAQEKVSSTRQYPRPTTKRQLRKYHGMINFFRRFIPNWIPYKASSSHPGQDAAKTLPGPQGDQSFRNQQRCLNLGDPPQPPARGGKAQYSR